The genome window cctcttcccttaagtgaagcattgaacagttcaatggccctgtggtcaaatgacttcctcagtctgtctgttgtgcaaggcagtgagcgaagtctccagctgatcaggctcttctgctttacaatagtgctgtggagtggatgacactcattgtccaaaatgttgatcagtttgttcagggtccttttgtcagatattgaagtgatgcactccagttcagctcccactacagagccagctttccttaccagcctgtcaagtcgcccagcatccttcctcttgtgcttcctccccagcataccactgcatagaagaggacgctggcaacaacagactggtagaacatcctgaggagtttgctgcacacattgaaggaccacagcctcctcaggaagtacagcctgctctgccctttcttgtagagcgcgtcagtgttggctgaccagtccagtttattgtccaggtggagacccagatacttgtagagcgggcttagacctgcggaaatccaccaccatctccttggtctttgaagtgttgagttgaaggtgattgagtttgcaccattgcacaaaatcctccaccaggctcctgtactcctcctcttgctcatcCCTGATataccccacaattgcagtatcgtcagaaaacttctgcatgtggcatgactcggtgttgtagcagaagtcagatgtgtacagggtgaacaggactggcaAGAGCACAGTTCCCAACACAGTACTGTTCCCTGATcacagtgtgagagagacagttcttcagtctgacgaactgtggttgctcggtcaggtaatctgtaatccaggttaccaggtgagtgtccacacccatctgcaagagcttgtctcccagtctgaggggttggatggtgttaaaagcacttgagaaatcaaagaacatgattctcacagcacttttccccttgtctttCCCcttgtcctgtgtagaagataagtgatggcatcgtccacgcccactttctcctggtatgcaaactgtaacgggtctagtgcatggcgtacctggggtctgagcatacctaagcaTACCTGAGCTAAGACCAGGTTGGGGAATaattgattattgaattaaaactaGGAGCAGATTCAGtgagtgtcctataggccaaagtgagagatttaaattgtagaatggagggagacagagagagttggcctagttgagcagaatACAGTTattacaggtgcaatcagtttaattgCTCTTTGAGGGGGCCTTGAGCAGCTGGCAGTTGATAGGTGCAAATCAGTTTAATTAGCCCTttatgtatactcttttgatgtcatagtgccatgcaaagtctatgggggaaaataagcgtgtttttttgttaatatctcaaaaagtataaagattacaaaaatgaaaaagacatTGCTcaggtgtccttttcaagaggcctacgttacaaagtttgaacgaagtttctacgtttaaCGGTTggagctgaattagacgcagaacgTTTGGTTaggagaataataataataagaagaatataattataataatgaaTTGATCATACTTCATTAAAATGCAAATGTTTAGAAAAAATGTCAACGCTCACTACAAATCCCATGGATCTTTGACGAATGGTCACTTTCATTATTGTCCGACAGGAACAAGTGACTCATAGCTGTCTAGTTCTCACAGTTCTCTGCCGTCCAGACAATACAACGGGAGCCACTGTGTCGGCCTGTTCTGTTCGCAGCTTCAAATTCAGCAGTGTATGAGAAGGTAGGCCAAGTCACTGTCAGTCAGACAAGCCTATATGTATTTCAATCGTTAAAAATAGTTCATAATCTCCAACTTACTGTCTCTCGTGGGTAATTATGTTTTATGAGTGAAATGTTTTGTAGACTACAGCCGTACAGCGTTGCATTATTGAGAAATATGCGTTAACCTCGCTTTAGATAACGTAAGCCTTGATGCATATAACCTGGAAATATGTAGCTATACAAAAAGGCAATTTGGTGGATATACAATAAAAGCACCACTAGCAGTGGAAGGCTAATGTAACGTAGCCTAGCCAGCCAGCAGCTAGCTGTTCCCTGTGTCTGTGcgatgttgtttgttttgtgtgtgacatCGTTATGAACTCGAGCTGATCTTCTCCGCCATGGGAAACAGCTGCAGTGTTGTAGAGATGTGTATTCCTCTGCGCTTGTTTTCATCAAGTTACATAGTTTGGTTCAATTGTTGTGATCGCGATTCACTTCTCCTTATTGCTAAATAGAGGTATATCGGTAACTGCTCTCATCATTATCATTACCTTATGACTGTTTGATAAACAGGATGTAACGTTAGTTAAACTTAATGTAGAACGCAATCTGGGGCCTGTCAAACTTTTGAGTCCCCTTAATGGTTGAAGGTGCAACACCTTGGGCCTAATGTAACGTTTGGCACACAATGTTAGCTAGTCATTCGTAGGTCAGTTACTTTTTCACTTCCTCAATGATGTCATTTTTGATAAGCAAGTCACATGCTGTAGTCCTATTTTCCATGCAATAGTTctatattttaaaaacaatattGTCGTCAAGAAAATATCGTTTAGTTTCAAATACAGTTTTGATATAGCTTTTAGCAGGCCTAATTGGTGGAGGAAGTGTGAAATGGATTTCTCTTGGCAATATTAACCAATTGGTTTAGGTTGTGCTCATGTGGCATACAACAATACCATGATTTATATGAGATAAAAACACACATGGGTGTGATTTATAATTGAACTTCATTTTGGCAGTGACACGACCACATTTAAGGACAAAAAAGGAAACTAAATGTGTCATCCACAAACTTTCTGCATGCATAATTTTAAGCATTTGTATCTTGAACTTTCCCTATAAACGGGTGTCTATTTATACCCTGGGAATTGATATAGTCTACCCTATTTACTTGGCTGTTACCAAGTTCTTTCTGTCCAAGTAGAGTACTGCTGGAGGAGTGAGTGATTCTGTTGCAATACTTAGCCTACTTTTACTTTACCATCTGGCTTAGTCTCAGagccacatacatacatatgtctGGGAACAAATGTGAGTGGGTATGGTCTTAATATGAGTATACAGTAAAAGCCAACTCAACGCCTGGTGATGGGTCAATGTATCATTTTAGATTTAAGCAAAGTTAAATGTTGCCCATGCATTTATAGGCGCGTGACCTTATACTCTCTGGAACATAGTGAATTTAATGTCTATTGTCCACAGGAACAGAAAACTCAAGTTTCCCTAGCCCCCCTTGGTTACAGTACAGTGGTCACCACCTGTATAATGTTTAAATGAGAATGTATGTGTTGGTTGTTTCTTCCCTGTGTCTGCAGAAGAGGTGTGACAAATGATGGCACCCCAGTGCTGGCCTCTGCTAAACTGATCGTGAGTACCGGGTTCGGTTAGGTGTTGGATTGGGCGTAGTCAGTCATGGATAGCCAGTGCAGCAGCAGTGTGGATTCTCGAGTCACCCCCAGGGTCCTGAGCTCCATCAACTCGACCCACATGGAGTCTTACGAGCTGGGAGAGAAGAAATGCATCTCTGATGTGAGGAGGACCTTCTGCCTCttcgtgacctttgacctgctcTTCGTCACACTGCTGTGGATTATAGAGCTGAATGTAAGCACCAGGATCACACTACGATGCCGCCAGTTTCAGTGTGGAAACGCCTAAATCTAATCCTTGACCTTTAGACATTTTTTAGTAGAGAAAAACCTCCAGACACAATGGGCATATTGATTTGGAGACTTTAAAACTGCCTTGATTGACTTACTTTGctcttcaaataaaaaaaaaagattggcaTTCACATCAGGTCAAAGTCCAGATGAATAATTGCATGGCGTCTAAAAGTAGCTATTCTCTAACTTGCATATCCTGTTATGTCCTAAACTTTTTAGGAGTTTTAATGTTTGATGATAGTAGTATATCTTCTGATGTTCTTGAAAGCCTAATTATAGTGAATGCCTGCATCAAAATCAATCTATAGATTAATTGACCAGATTAAGACTACAAGCCTGATCAAGGCTCAAACCTGACCAGATTAAGACTACAAACTctgttctatctctccccctctgccaCAGGTGAATGGGGGTATCCGAAACCAACTGGATAAGGAAGTGTTGCACTACGACTACCATGCATCCTTCTTTGACATATTTGTGAGTGTAACTTAACAATGAATGCCTATTCAGTCTTCCCACTGTCCCTCTGTCCCTGACATGGGCACATGGGCACATGCTGACCTCTCTGCACTCTGTCTCCTTATAACTTTTGATGTCGTCTCCCTGCAGGTCCTTGCTGTGTTCCGCTTTGCGTCCCTGATCATGGCGTATGCTGTGTGTAAGCTGCGCCACTGGTGGGCAATAGCGGTAGGTTTGCCAGTTCCCTTGTATTTTGTGCAGTGAGCACACTGACACGGTAGAGGGCAGTGTCACCCTTCTAGATCAATTTTTACAGAAAGGATATATATTGCCAATGCAAATTTAATTAAGGCcaggtgtatgtttgttttatttttagaggtatcatttgtattttaatatttttatcCACCTCAACAGACTTAGTGGAATAATGTGCTGCAGTATGTAGTGGAATTCTGTATTATAGATGTTCCATTGACTCGTTTGAAGAATTACTTCACTGGAACCTATCGTGGTCTTCTGATTTTCCTACAGATCACGACAGCCATCACCAGTTTTTTCCTGATTGTGAAAGTCATTTTATCAAAGGTATTAGGCTGCTATTTCTTTTAGTTGTTATTGCATTGTTATGTCATTGCATTGCTGTGCTATTGTAATTTTCCTTTGACAATACCACTTGGTCATGTTATTCAGTAGCACAATGCAATCCGTCTGCACAAGTCCCTTGTAATttattgtacaaattatttcccacacacacactgtgccacaCTGTACCAACTGGCATTAGTGTGTACATACAGCATtgaaatatctctctctctttctgtctctccctctctctccctccctctcctccattctctctttctctctactctgTTCCCTCTCCCTTGGCGACCTCTAGCTCCTTTCCCAGGGTGCCTTTGGCTACCTGCTGCCCATTGTCTCGTTCGTGCTGGCCTGGATAGAGACCTGGCTGCTGGACTTCAAGGTGCTGCCACAAGAGACTGACGATGAGAACAGTAAGTTCCCAAGCCCAGAGacaactcagacacacacacacactcacactcactcagtcacactctcccccacacatgcacgtacgTTCGTACATGcttgtgtaacggatgccagctagcttagttgtgcttgtggaacgttggtaaacctcactccccgacgcctcaagagtgctgctggcatgcgagccagtagcctgggctattggctcaattgttagcgcactcgcctcccgatccgaggtgctgctgtttcgcgggttcgagtccgagcgtgtgcagggctgaattgcgcaggttcaacacaacgcaggttacacttGCATACACCCCAACACATTACTCAGCCACAGCCCCGAGTTTAGTGGGTACCCCATATTCCATCAGAAATCGGACTGATATCTTCTTTACCTAAATATTGGTCATTACCATAATGATAAGAGAGTGTGCCATAATTGGCATTTGACAGTTAAATCGAGAAGTAGTCATTATTTGTATTGATTTAAAGGTCCAGTCAATTGTAATGTAATTCAGATTAAACAGATTGTTCCACACTGACCTTCAGCTgtctcaaaaacactaaaaaaaaaacggagGTGAGGACTTGGTACTTGGGGAACAAAGAGTGGCCAAGTCAAGCCATATTCTATTCTATATACTGTACTGTTCTAGCCAATCAATATTAACTGATTTAAACCATGTCACAGTAGTGTCTGATGTGGCGGTTATTTCCTGTAGGGTATCTGTCTGCGCTGGACGCTGCAGAGAGGGCTCCACTCATGCATCCAGGCCCCATGTCTGATGGACAGTTCTACTCTCCGCCGGAGTCTCTAGCAGGTGAGCTCCCTTGGGCACAGCTGAGACAGCCGCTCGGGTAGGAAACTGGGAAAGCCTAACGTTTTCCATTATTCCTTTTCAAAGAAGGAACACTACAGAATAGGCTCCTGTTATTTTCTTCAGGTTGAAGCTCACAGTTCTCCCTTCCAAATGGTTTGCAGAGTGGTTTCAGTGGGTTTTAATTGTACTTACATTCTGTAAGATGAACTGCTAACACTTAACACCCAGAAACTTCCCTGCAGTTATCATGAAATctggtgtatttttttttttttactaaagcCATACTGTAAAAAGTACTTGTTCAGATATGAATATAACAGCAAGTGACCCATATGATAGAGCAGTGTGGTTCTTAACAGgactggctttgggacccacaatttcccatgttcatttagtcgcgacccatatatatatttttagctTTCAAGCCAACGGATACAGTGAGCTATATGATACGATACacaaagtgcctgtaggcctacttgtttggaacatgctgatgtttggcattacatttgtgaagtcttcaactcctggtgtcacctttcaaagtactcGACAGGTTTGCTTTTGACAGAAGTACTTAGTTTCCATGtagcatttttgttttgatggtttcatgctctcacgtgccagcaattcactgcacaccacacactggggtTTCAGTCTCATTTTGTCCTCAATTTAAGTGAATCCATGtcctacttcaaatattcagggtCATAGCCTACTTACATATACCACTAAAGtgatgtctaacatgacctgtcacattaacattgtctatgtccatggcaacgactcgcatacaaataaagtctatcaaaataaaggtccgATATTAGATCTGATAAAGTAGCACTTaaaatggctttttttttttttttttaaacccacAAGCTCCGTGACCCACCCAGAACGGTtccgcgacccacttttgggtcccgacccaccagttaagaaacgcTTAGTGGACACAGACATAGTTTTGAGGATATTTACAGTATATGAACATAATTGAGCTATACAAGAATATATTGTGGCCCACACAGCCTTCCTTGCTTGGCCATGGGATGGTGATACCCTCTTTGGTGCTTCAACATGTTCAAGCAGCGTCCATTTAGTAGCATTACTATAAATGTGATTACTGATATGCTGTCTATAGTTGCATGTTAGCTGCAAGTTACTAGTCATATTACATAACGGAAGTCCAGATACTGGAAATGTGTTTAAAAGTTATTATATTGGAGTGATTGCCAAGCAGCTTTTATTGCTGAATTCTAACATTTATGTCATTTATAAGCGTGGTTACACTTGAAATGTGTTTAAAGGTAAAAGAGAGCGAAGAGTTTTGTTAAAGGCTGCATTGTAATGACTGCTTCTAGTTTGACTGCTCAGTGACCTCTGATGATGATTTGAAGCAAATTGACTGAATAGTCTCTATACTCATGGACATGCATTTTATTCATTGTGTAGTAATTATTTTGTCCCTTTGCTGTCTTTAAACAACTATTCTGTTACGGTTAGAATATTTTCGTAGACCGCGTAGGAGTGCAGGTGCAGAGATATTTATCTATCTGACGCTCAGTTCGGGGAAAAGAAGCGTTTCACATTACGCACACGGGTTCTTAGAAACATCCTGTCATGTACCTCAAGGGCATATATTCATAATTAGTGTgtgaaaaatattattaatatagTTCTATTAATAATCTTCTCTGTATGATTCCACTGTGTGAATTTGACTTCCAACCAgatgtatttattcatttttagaTTCTGATGATGAGTTGCTGGATGAGGATAAACACGACCCTGAAAAGCCCATTATCTAACAGGTAATAGACCAAACAGCATGATTAAGTCCATATGTAAATTTGGTATGGAAGTAATATTGTATTATATTAGTACTATCTCAAGAGTAATCTGAATTGGGAGAAACCGACATTGCAAAGTGCAGAGTTTGCAGTGTGTTTTctatgttttcaaatgttttttatGTTCTTGTCTCAAAGAATGTATTTACAAGTTGTAAATATTAGTATAAGGAGTATTCATCATTACAATTGAACTACAGCATTAGTTCAGTTTTAGCCACACCTTGCATACATGTTTGAAAGCTATGTTGTCAATCATATTAAAATGATCACACTTAACTTTAAAACAGATTTTAAAGCAAACTCGGTATACTGAAATATTTAATATATTTCCCTTAAAGATTATAGATATTTATTGTACACGAAAAATGCTAAACTTGTTTATCACAGTTGAATAATCATTTGAGTCAATATTTAAAAATGAGAAGAGCATATTTTGTATACACTTCCA of Alosa sapidissima isolate fAloSap1 chromosome 1, fAloSap1.pri, whole genome shotgun sequence contains these proteins:
- the stard3nl gene encoding STARD3 N-terminal-like protein produces the protein MDSQCSSSVDSRVTPRVLSSINSTHMESYELGEKKCISDVRRTFCLFVTFDLLFVTLLWIIELNVNGGIRNQLDKEVLHYDYHASFFDIFVLAVFRFASLIMAYAVCKLRHWWAIAITTAITSFFLIVKVILSKLLSQGAFGYLLPIVSFVLAWIETWLLDFKVLPQETDDENRYLSALDAAERAPLMHPGPMSDGQFYSPPESLADSDDELLDEDKHDPEKPII